The following nucleotide sequence is from Anopheles stephensi strain Indian chromosome 3, UCI_ANSTEP_V1.0, whole genome shotgun sequence.
GTGATGCAATTATCCGGTCTTAATTTCCTGTACAAACTGCCAAGTGCGAACGCAACCTTCACCTCAAACTGAGACACCCCGGCGATGGTTCTGGTAGGCAGGTTGACATGGTCCATTTTTAAGTTCGTCCCAGTTCTGATCGATCGGAGCGGCAAGCGGCTTGTCGGGGGCCGTGCTAATACGTTCGGACTACAGTGAGTGACATATGGAACGCAACACAGCGCCGCATTACTACGATGAAAACCGGTTTATTCTGATGAGCAAAAGTATCACAATATGGTTGAATGAACGCTTATAAATACGTGCTGTAAGGTACGCCAATAGTAaggatgaaaaacaaaagaaagcaacaaacgaaACTGACGAATAAATTTAGTTTGGTTTTCGCTTTTGGATGCGCGCCTtgcctttttcctttcctccaccctctctctctcactctctctctccctctgtctCCCTTTTCTCTGCCCTGTCCTGGGTTCTCCAGGATTTCGCCTCTCCAGAATTTAGTGCACATAGTTCGCCAAAAACGACAATCAGCCTCACAATGCAACGAGTTCCGAGCGGTTTCGGGAGGGGCGTTAATGCACCACGCCGCCACGTGTTCGCATCGCCACGCTAATGGACCTGAAATTTTGCGAAACTCAGTTTTCAGGCAGTGGATCATCGAGATCGTCCAGCGACAGGTTTGTCTTGGATGGGGCAGACGTGGTCGTGTCAGTCGTTTCGGACGAAGATTGAGAACTCACCGGCGTTAGCGAACCGGACACTTTCAAGCTCCCGGTGTACGACGTGGACTTCGAGTCGTCCGACGACGAGTGGCTGCTCGAGTAGGACTTGTACGCCGGATAGGACGGGTGGGAGGAGTAGGATTTGGAGGAGGACGTACTGTCCCAGCCCGAGGAGCTGTGCGAGTTGCCCGAGTTCTTGGCCAACAGGAGCAGCTTACCGCCACCGATACCGAGCGCAATGCCCTTCACGACCAGCGCACCAATACCCGCAAGCCCGGTAAAGATCACTgcaggaagagaaagaaagccgGGATCGTAAGCGAGAACTGGCCGGGTGAGTCTGTGACTCCGCTCGCTTCCCTACCTGTCTTCGGGTCGATGTGGAAGGCAGACTCGGCCGTTTCGAGATCGTTCGTATCATTGTCCTGTTCCAGCTGTTCACTCCACACCAGGCCGATGATCAGGATCAAGAGcagggtgctgctgctgccgaacaGTTTCATTCTGCTGCTGGtaatttgcttcacaataatgcacacaaaacaaacacgcacaatGCACTCGAATGCAACGTCAAACACTTGAACTCGCTACCGTAAACAGGGCTGCGACTGTCCTGATGATGTATCTGCAGGAGGATTAATAGTGTGCCGAACGATCGGATCGAGCAGAGGATCAACACTGTACACAAATCACTGCCGTGCTGCTGCGAGCGACTGACCCGAGGTTGACCATCAATGTAGCTTTTTATACGACgcaaagcagcaacagcagcatcatcttATCGACCAGCGCGGTTCAGCCCAGCGCGATCGCGCACGCCGTTCGAGGATCCTTCAAAACGCACCGGCCAGCGTACAGCCCGTGGAGCGTGAGGCGCCGCGCCGCAGTGAGTGGGGATGAGTGACGATTTGGCC
It contains:
- the LOC118510431 gene encoding putative protein TPRXL isoform X1, whose amino-acid sequence is MKLFGSSSTLLLILIIGLVWSEQLEQDNDTNDLETAESAFHIDPKTVIFTGLAGIGALVVKGIALGIGGGKLLLLAKNSGNSHSSSGWDSTSSSKSYSSHPSYPAYKSYSSSHSSSDDSKSTSYTGSLKVSGSLTPVSSQSSSETTDTTTSAPSKTNLSLDDLDDPLPEN
- the LOC118510431 gene encoding uncharacterized protein LOC118510431 isoform X2; this encodes MKLFGSSSTLLLILIIGLVWSEQLEQDNDTNDLETAESAFHIDPKTVIFTGLAGIGALVVKGIALGIGGGKLLLLAKNSGNSHSSSGWDSTSSSKSYSSHPSYPAYKSYSSSHSSSDDSKSTSYTGSLKVSGSLTPVH